The proteins below are encoded in one region of Lactuca sativa cultivar Salinas chromosome 3, Lsat_Salinas_v11, whole genome shotgun sequence:
- the LOC111882321 gene encoding uncharacterized protein LOC111882321, with amino-acid sequence MGSSNPGMNQGTTKVALRKNSLMQNPEHSMESAKHWIEKTKSVFEICECLEESNVKFAACTFVDQALSWWDVHIKAMTLPVANAMPWEELKEMLMVEYCPHGEVQKQEKELWNLTVENSGIEAYISRFSELALLCPGMITSEGKKIKQFIWGLTPPLQGNMIAANLETFDNAKRVAQKLYDLDNEKGTKIAETKAKKEGNN; translated from the coding sequence ATGGGAAGCTCCAATCCGGGAATGAATCAAGGGACTACGAAAGTTGCACTTAGAAAGAATTCTCTAATGCAAAACCCCGAACATTCAATGGAATCGGCGAAGCATTGGATTGAAAAGACCAAgtctgtctttgaaatctgcgaATGTTTGGAAGAAAGCAATgtgaagttcgcagcctgcacATTTGTTGACCAAGCCCTATCCTGGTGGGATGTTCATATAAAGGCCATGACTTTGCCGGTCGCAAACGCTATGCCTTGGGAAGAACTTAAGGAGATGTTGATGGTAGAGTATTGTCCCCATGGTGAAGTACAGAAACAAGAAAAAGAGTTATGGAACCTCACAGTGGAAAACTCAGGCATCGAGGCTTACATTTCCAGATTCAGTGAGTTAGCACttctgtgcccgggtatgatcacttcagagggaaagaagatcaaACAGTTCATTTGGGGGCTAACACCTCCACTTCAAGGAAACATGATTGCAGCAAACCTTGAGACTTTTGACAATGCAAAACGGGTAGCTCAAAAGCTTTATGATCTCGACAACGAGAAAGGTACCAAAATTGCTGAGACTAAGGCCAAGAAGGAAGGGAATAACTAG